A window of Vulpes lagopus strain Blue_001 chromosome 21, ASM1834538v1, whole genome shotgun sequence contains these coding sequences:
- the LOC121479881 gene encoding taste receptor type 2 member 7-like codes for MPDKVESILMLVAAGEFSMGILGNTFIGLVTCMGWIKKRKIASIDLILTSLAISRICLLCIILLDCFILVLYPDVYATGKQMRIIDFFWTLTNHLSVWFATCLSIFYFLKIANFFHPLFLWMKWRIDSAIPRILLGCLALSVFISLVVTENLNDDFRCCVRTKKKTNLTVRCRVKKAKYSSIKICLNLLTLFPFSVSLISFLLLILSLWRHTRQMKFNATGCRDFSIEAHMGAMKAVISFLLLFIAYYLAFLVATSSYFMPETELAVIIGELIALIYPSSHSFILILGSNKLRQASLRVLWKIKYILKRRNF; via the coding sequence atGCCGGATAAAGTGGAGAGCATCTTAATGCTCGTAGCAGCTGGAGAATTTTCAATGGGGATTTTAGGGAATACATTCATTGGATTGGTAACCTGCATGGGCTGGATCAAGAAGAGGAAGATCGCCTCCattgatttaatcctcacaagtcTGGCCATATCCAGAATTTGTCTATTATGTATAATACTATTAGATTGTTTTATATTGGTGCTGTATCCAGATGTCTATGCTACCGGTAAACAAATGAGAATAATTGACTTCTTCTGGACACTAACCAACCATTTAAGTGTCTGGTTTGCCACCTGTCTcagcattttctatttcctcaagATCGCGAATTTCTTCCATCCCCTTTTCCTCTGGATGAAGTGGAGAATTGACAGTGCGATTCCTAGGATCCTGTTGGGATGCTTGGCCCTTTCTGTGTTTATTAGCCTTGTTGTCACTGAGAATTTGAATGATGATTTCAGGTGTTGTGTtaggacaaagaagaaaacaaacttaaCTGTGAGATGCAGAGTAAAGAAAGCTAAATATTCTTCCATCAAGATTTGCCTCAACCTGTTAACGCTATTCCCCTTTTCTGTGTCCCTGATCTCATTTCTCCTCTTGATCCTCTCACTCTGGAGACATACCAGGCAGATGAAGTTCAATGCCACAGGGTGTAGAGACTTCAGCATAGAAGCCCACATGGGAGCCATGAAAGCTGtcatctcctttctcctccttttcatcGCCTACTATTTGGCTTTTCTTGTAGCCACCTCTAGCTACTTTATGCCAGAGACTGAATTAGCTGTGATCATTGGTGAGTTGATAGCTCTAATCTATCCCTCGAGCCATTCGTTTATCCTAATTCTGGGGAGCAATAAATTAAGACAGGCATCTCTAAGGGtactatggaaaataaaatatatcttaaaaagaagaaacttctaA
- the TAS2R10 gene encoding taste receptor type 2 member 10 — translation MLSILEGLLIFIAVSESILGVLGNGFIGLVNCIDCVKNKKFSMVGFILTGLATSRICLILIIITDGFIKIFSPDMYSSGNLIDYISYLWVIINQSSIWFATSLSIFYFLKIANFSHHIFLWLKGRINSVLPLLMGSLFISWLFTFPQIVKIINDNRMKSRNTTWQLNMQKSEFFTKQILLNLGVILLFTLCLITCFLLIISLWRHNRHMQLNVTGLRDPSTEAHVKAMKILVSFIILFILYFIGIAIEISCFILPENKLLFIFGMMTTAIYPWGHSFILILGNSKLKQASLKTLQQLKCCEARRLLTAAQIHVGGNGCSRRII, via the coding sequence ATGCTAAGCATACTGGAAGGCCTTCTCATTTTTATAGCTGTTAGTGAATCAATACTGGGAGTTTTAGGGAATGGATTTATTGGACTTGTCAATTGTATTGACTGTGTGAAGAACAAAAAGTTTTCTATGGTTGGCTTTATTCTCACTGGCTTAGCTACTTCCAGAATATGTCTGATATTGATAATAATTACAGATGGATTTATAAAGATATTCTCTCCAGATATGTATTCCTCCGGTAACTTAATTGATTATATTAGTTACCTATGGGTAATTATCAATCAATCAAGTATCTGGTTTGCCACCAGCCTCAGCATCTTCTATTTCCTGAAGATAGCAAATTTTTCCCACCACATTTTTCTCTGGCTGAAGGGTAGAATCAATAGCGTTCTTCCCCTTCTGATGGGATCCTTGTTTATTTCATGGTTATTTACTTTTCCACAAATTGTGAAGATTATTAATGATAATAGAATGAAGAGTAGAAATACAACCTGGCAGCTCAACATGCAGAAAAGTGAATTCTTTACTAAGCAGATTTTACTCAACCTAGGAGTCATTCTTCTCTTTACTCTATGCCTGATTACATGTTTCTTGCTAATCATTTCCCTTTGGAGACACAACAGGCACATGCAATTGAATGTCACTGGACTCCGAGACCCCAGTACAGAAGCACATGTGAAAGCAATGAAAATTTTGGTATCTTTTATCATCCTCTTTATCTTGTATTTTATAGGCATTGCCATAGAAATATCATGTTTCATTCTGCCAGAAAACAAactgttgtttatttttggtaTGATGACCACAGCCATCTATCCCTGGGGTCATTCATTTATCCTAATTCTAGGAAACAGCAAGCTAAAGCAAGCTTCTTTGAAGACTCTGCAGCAACTCAAGTGCTGTGAGGCAAGGAGACTGCTCACAGCTGCACAGATCCATGTGGGGGGAAATGGATGTTCCAGGAGAATAATCTAG
- the TAS2R9 gene encoding taste receptor type 2 member 9, with protein sequence MLSTMEVIYIFLIAGEMTIGIWGNGFIALVNCTRWLRRRDISVIDIILVILAISRICLLCVISLDGFILLLSPDIYANSELTNIVDAVWTFSNHSSICFTSCLSIFYLLKIANISHPFFLWLKLKINRVILGMFLMSFLTCIIISVSLNEDFWDPFKVNHKENITWEFKVSKIPSAFKLVILNLGAIVPFVLCLISVLLLLFSLFRHTRQMKLYATGSGDPSTEAHTRAIKTVMIFLLLFIIYYAVSLVVTSSFLIPHGKLVVMFGGVVVGIFPSSHSFILIMGNSKLRGAFLKVLRIVKGFHKRRKPFVP encoded by the coding sequence ATGCTAAGTACAATGGAGGTAATATACATCTTCTTGATTGCCGGAGAAATGACTATAGGAATTTGGGGAAATGGATTTATTGCACTGGTTAACTGCACTAGGTGGCTCAGAAGGAGAGACATCTCCGTGATTGACATCATCCTGGTGATCTTGGCCATCTCCAGAATCTGTTTGCTGTGTGTGATATCTTTAGATGGCTTTATTTTGCTGCTCTCTCCAGATATATATGCCAATAGCGAGCTAACGAATATTGTGGATGCTGTCTGGACATTTAGCAATCATTCAAGTATCTGTTTTACTTCTTGCCTCAGTATTTTCTATTTACTGAAGATAGCCAATATATCCCATCCGTTTTTCCTCTGGCTGAAGCTAAAGATTAACAGAGTCATTCTGGGGATGTTTCTGATGTCTTTTCTTACCTGTATAATTATTAGTGTTTCATTGAATGAGGACTTCTGGGATCCCTTCAAAGTCAATCATAAGGAAAACATAACTTGGGAATTCAAAGTGAGTAAAATCCCAAGTGCTTTCAAACTGGTTATCCTGAATCTGGGAGCTATAGTTCCCTTTGTTCTTTGCCTAATCTCAGTTCTCTTGTTACTTTTCTCCCTATTTAGACACACTAGGCAGATGAAACTTTATGCCACAGGGTCCGGAGACCCCAGCACAGAGGCCCACACGAGGGCCATAAAGACAGTGATGATCTTTCTGCTCCTCTTCATTATTTACTATGCAGTCTCTCTTGTAGTAACCTCTAGCTTCCTGATTCCTCACGGAAAATTAGTGGTTATGTTTGGTGGCGTGGTAGTTGGCATTTTCCCATCGAGCCATTCGTTCATACTGATAATGGGCAACAGCAAGCTGAGGGGGGCTTTCCTAAAAGTGCTTAGGATTGTGAAGGGTTTCCACAAAAGAAGGAAACCTTTTGTTCCATAG
- the TAS2R8 gene encoding LOW QUALITY PROTEIN: taste receptor type 2 member 8 (The sequence of the model RefSeq protein was modified relative to this genomic sequence to represent the inferred CDS: deleted 1 base in 1 codon; substituted 1 base at 1 genomic stop codon) — translation MLSMEDNIFMIIITGEFIIGMLGNACIGLINCIDWIKKKKISSIDYILTSLAISKIGLLCIMILNGTKMVLYPDFYKKDKLQAVNNIFWILTNYLSMWFATCLNVFYLLKIPNFSHPLFLWLKRRIYRVIHWILLGCLALSSLISFILAMTPNYDYEFRNVAKHKGNCTDMLSVGKSQYFKPLTLFNLLAIAPCTVSFVSFFLLIMSLWRHIXQMKLNVTGCGDLSTEAGVMKTVTSFLFLLFVYYGASLLVTFSYLMKESKLAVMFEEIIATLYPSGHSLILVIGNNKLRQAFIRMLRYGRTVCMM, via the exons ATGCTCAGTATGGAAGACAACATCTTCATGATCATAATAACTGGAGAATTCATAATAGGAATGTTGGGGAATGCATGCATTGGACTAATAAACTGTATTGATTggattaagaagaaaaagatctcCTCAATTGACTATATCCTCACCAGTCTAGCCATCTCCAAAATTGGTTTGCTCTGTATAATGATACTAAATGGCACCAAAATGGTACTCTACCcagatttttataaaaaggataaGCTACAAGCAGTCAATAATATCTTCTGGATACTCACCAACTACTTAAGTATGTGGTTCGCCACCTGCCTTAATGTCTTCTATTTACTCAAGATACCCAATTTCTCCCACCCA CTTTTTCTCTGGCTAAAGAGGAGAATTTACAGAGTGATTCACTGGATTCTGTTGGGTTGTTTGGCTCTTTCTTCCTTAATCAGCTTTATACTAGCAATGACACCAAATTATGATTATGAGTTTCGTAACGTTGCAAAACATAAAGGAAACTGCACTGATATGCTCTCTGTAGGTAAAAGTCAATACTTCAAGCCATTGACTCTCTTTAACTTGTTGGCAATTGCCCCATGTACTGTGtcatttgtctcatttttccttttaattatgtCCCTATGGAGACATATCTAGCAAATGAAACTCAACGTTACAGGCTGTGGAGACCTCAGCACAGAGGCGGGAGTCATGAAAACtgtgacttcatttcttttcctcctttttgtgtACTATGGGGCTTCTCTTTTGGTAACTTTTAGCTACCTTATGAAAGAAAGCAAGTTAGCTGTGATGTTTGAAGAAATTATAGCAACACTCTATCCTTCTGGTCATTCACTTATTTTGGTTATTGGAAATAACAAGCTGAGGCAGGCATTTATCAGGATGCTGAGATACGGAAGAACAGTCTGCATGATGTAA